One genomic segment of Manis javanica isolate MJ-LG chromosome 7, MJ_LKY, whole genome shotgun sequence includes these proteins:
- the PLAU gene encoding urokinase-type plasminogen activator, producing MRNLLMCLLFCAAVVNDSKGSNELHGVSGASNCGCLNGGTCVSYKYFSNIRRCNCPKKFQGEHCEIDTSKTCFQGNGHSYRGKANTDTMGRPCLAWNSAVILLKTYHAHRPDALHLGLGKHNYCRNPDNRKRPWCYVQVGFKQQIEECMVHDCSFGKNPLSPPEKTEFQCGQKALRPRFKIIGGETTTIENQPWFAAIYRKHRGGSVTYVCGGSLISPCWVVSATHCFINYQKKEDYVVYLGRSKLNSVTPGEMKFEVEKLILHENYSADTLAHHNDIALLKIKSTQGQCAQPSRSIQTICLPPAYDDARFGTSCEITGFGKENSTDYFYPEQLKMTVVRLVSHQECQQPHYYGSEVTNKMLCAADPQWETDSCQGDSGGPLVCSTQGRLTLTGIVSWGRGCAMKDKPGVYTRVSRFLRWIRIHTAEANGLAL from the exons ATGAGAAACCTGCTGATGTGCCTGCTCTTCTGTGCCGCTGTCGTGAACGACTCTAAA GGCAGCAATGAACTTCATGGAGTGTCTGGTGCAT CAAACTGTGGCTGTCTGAATGGAGGAACATGTGTGTCATACAAGTACTTCTCCAACATTCGGCGATGCAATTGCCCAAAGAAATTCCAAGGGGAACACTGTGAGATAG ATACATCAAAAACCTGCTTTCAGGGGAATGGCCACTCTTACCGAGGGAAGGCCAACACTGACACCATGGGCCGGCCCTGCCTGGCCTGGAACTCTGCTGTCATCCTTCTGAAAACATACCATGCCCACAGACCTGATGCTCTTCACCTGGGCCTGGGGAAACACAATTATTGCAG GAACCCCGACAACCGGAAGCGGCCCTGGTGCTATGTGCAGGTTGGCTTCAAGCAGCAAATAGAAGAGTGCATGGTGCATGACTGCTCTTTTG GAAAAAATCCCTTATCTCCTCCAGAAAAAACAGAGTTTCAATGTGGCCAGAAGGCTCTGAGGCCCCGCTTTAAGATCATTGGGGGGGAAACCACCACCATTGAGAACCAGCCCTGGTTTGCAGCCATCTACAGGAAGCACCGTGGAGGCTCTGTCACCTACGTGTGCGGTGGCAGCCTCATCAGTCCTTGCTGGGTGGTCAGCGCCACGCACTGCTTCAT TAATTACCAAAAGAAGGAGGACTACGTAGTCTACCTGGGTCGATCAAAGCTTAACTCCGTCACACCTGGGGAGATGAAGTTCGAGGTGGAAAAGCTCATTTTGCATGAGAACTATAGTGCTGACACACTCGCTCACCACAATGATATTG CCTTGCTGAAGATCAAGTCCACCCAGGGCCAGTGTGCACAGCCATCCCGGTCCATACAGACCATCTGCCTTCCCCCAGCATATGATGATGCCCGTTTTGGCACAAGCTGTGAGATAACTGGCTTTGGAAAAGAGAATTCCA CTGATTATTTCTACCCAGAGCAGCTGAAAATGACTGTTGTGAGATTGGTCTCCCACCAGGAATGTCAGCAGCCCCACTACTATGGCTCTGAAGTCACCAACAAAATGCTGTGTGCTGCTGACCCACAGTGGGAAACGGATTCCTGCCAG GGAGATTCAGGGGGGCCCCTGGTCTGCTCTACACAAGGCCGCCTGACTCTGACTGGGATTGTGAGCTGGGGCCGTGGATGTGCCATGAAGGACAAGCCAGGCGTCTACACAAGGGTCTCACGCTTCCTGCGCTGGATCCGAATTCACACTGCGGAAGCGAATGGCCTAGCCCTCTGA